Proteins encoded together in one Meles meles chromosome 7, mMelMel3.1 paternal haplotype, whole genome shotgun sequence window:
- the LOC123946473 gene encoding 60S ribosomal protein L23a-like, protein MSVYKNQHFHEEGTGGDEEAPAPPKAKAKARPGRGCRKVPTVTEKRSARHLPLMAQDAASLKAAQISLIEHSQEKQAWPVCHHQEPPDHRVSHEEIEDNSTLAFIVDIAANKYKIKHAVKELYDIVVAKVNTLIRPDGEKKD, encoded by the exons ATGTCAGTTTACAAGAACCAGCACTTTCATGAAGAAGGCACCGGAGGTGACGaggaagcccctgcccctcccaaagccaaagccaaagcaAGGCCAGGACGGGGGTGCCGGAAGGTGCCCACAGTCACAGAGAAAAGATCTGCACGTCACTTACCTTTGATGGCCCAAGACGCTGCGTCTCTGAAGGCAGCCCAAATATCTTTGATAGAGCACTCCCAGGAGAAGCAAGCTTGGCCAGTCTGCCATCATCAGGAGCCCCCTGACCACcgagtcagccatgaagaaatagaagacaacaGCACACTTGCGTTCATTGTGGATATCGCAGCCAACAAGTACAAGATCAAACATGCTGTGAAGGAGCTCTATGACATTGTCGTGGCCAAGGTCAACACCCTGATCAGACccgatggagagaagaag GACTAA